Proteins encoded within one genomic window of Amycolatopsis sp. 2-15:
- a CDS encoding TetR/AcrR family transcriptional regulator yields MDEAEELRTRVRELIRSMPGAQREFAAAIGLDETKLSKALTGTRRFSPHELVRVAEYCGVTVNWLLNGSDDAKTVTAVPALAARPESDPAHHTQSEPRRRILETAWLLIAERGYHRVRISDIAEACGTSTATIHYHFPSKAEVLNEALRRNVKLAFDRQVAELHAVDDAHDRLLRLVELQLPADGVLRAEWSVWLQVWNEVSLAPELRSLYTDSYDRWHRTILMTIRTGQEQHAFRVADPEAATEQLTALIDGLGIQVLTRKPGSTVATMRAHLHDFIERSIVKGA; encoded by the coding sequence ATGGACGAGGCGGAGGAGCTGCGGACCAGGGTCCGGGAGCTGATCCGGTCCATGCCGGGAGCCCAGCGGGAGTTCGCCGCCGCCATCGGGCTCGACGAGACGAAGTTGTCCAAGGCGCTGACCGGCACCCGACGGTTCTCGCCGCACGAGCTGGTCCGGGTCGCCGAGTACTGCGGCGTCACGGTCAACTGGCTGCTCAACGGCAGCGACGACGCGAAGACCGTGACGGCGGTCCCCGCGCTCGCCGCGCGTCCGGAGAGCGATCCCGCGCACCACACGCAGTCCGAGCCGCGACGGCGGATCCTCGAGACGGCGTGGCTGCTCATCGCCGAGCGCGGCTACCACCGCGTACGCATCTCCGATATCGCGGAGGCGTGCGGCACGAGCACCGCCACCATCCACTACCACTTCCCCAGCAAGGCGGAAGTGCTCAACGAAGCGTTGCGGCGCAACGTGAAGCTCGCCTTCGACCGCCAGGTCGCGGAGCTGCACGCCGTCGACGACGCCCACGACCGGCTGCTCAGGCTGGTCGAACTGCAACTCCCGGCCGACGGCGTGCTGCGCGCCGAGTGGTCGGTCTGGCTTCAGGTGTGGAACGAGGTGTCCCTCGCCCCGGAGCTGCGGTCGCTCTACACCGATTCCTACGACCGCTGGCACCGGACGATCCTCATGACCATCCGCACCGGCCAGGAGCAGCACGCGTTCCGCGTGGCCGATCCGGAGGCCGCCACCGAGCAGCTCACGGCGCTGATCGACGGCCTCGGCATCCAGGTGCTGACCCGCAAGCCCGGCAGCACCGTGGCCACCATGCGCGCGCACCTGCACGACTTCATCGAACGGTCGATCGTCAAGGGAGCCTGA
- a CDS encoding GntR family transcriptional regulator: MITTAPRPVPVDGGGPARDRVYAWLRDGIISGEPEGGRFLDELWVSGVVGVSRTPVREAFHRLEAESFISLLPRKGAQVRTVTARELEEVYQNRRLNEATRSARSAPRVPVPPPRWPA; the protein is encoded by the coding sequence ATGATCACCACCGCACCGCGGCCGGTCCCGGTCGACGGCGGCGGACCGGCTCGGGATCGGGTGTACGCCTGGCTGCGCGACGGGATCATCTCGGGCGAGCCGGAAGGCGGGCGGTTCCTCGACGAGCTGTGGGTCTCCGGGGTGGTCGGCGTGTCGCGGACGCCGGTACGCGAAGCGTTCCACCGGCTCGAGGCCGAGAGCTTCATCAGCCTGCTGCCGCGCAAGGGCGCACAGGTCCGCACGGTCACGGCGCGCGAGCTCGAAGAGGTTTACCAGAACCGCCGGCTCAACGAGGCCACGCGATCAGCGAGGTCTGCGCCGCGGGTGCCGGTGCCCCCGCCGAGATGGCCGGCCTGA
- a CDS encoding thioesterase family protein, with the protein MGEVLVHHDRVRPEWIDYNGHLSEPYYVLVFGDATTALMDAVGLDPAYRESTGASLYTVEAHVRYLREVGPDAELAVATSVLAVGAKKVRLWHELHVGGELVATEELLCLHVAEGRASPFPEAVVERLGAHLAPLPDHAGRAIA; encoded by the coding sequence GTGGGTGAGGTCCTGGTGCACCACGACCGCGTCCGTCCCGAGTGGATCGACTACAACGGACACCTCTCCGAGCCCTATTACGTGCTGGTGTTCGGAGACGCCACCACGGCGTTGATGGACGCCGTCGGCCTCGATCCCGCCTACCGCGAGAGCACCGGGGCTTCGCTGTACACCGTTGAGGCGCACGTGCGGTACCTGCGTGAGGTAGGGCCCGACGCCGAGCTGGCCGTGGCGACCTCCGTGCTGGCCGTCGGGGCGAAGAAGGTGCGGCTGTGGCACGAGCTGCACGTGGGCGGTGAGCTCGTGGCGACGGAGGAACTGCTGTGCCTGCACGTCGCCGAGGGCAGGGCCTCGCCGTTCCCCGAAGCCGTCGTCGAGCGGCTCGGCGCCCACCTCGCGCCGCTGCCCGACCACGCCGGGCGGGCCATCGCCTGA
- a CDS encoding ABC transporter substrate-binding protein, translated as MEERCEPNSLSRRRFLTAALGGAAELGAAPLLAACGGSGVAAAAPSGPPRRGGTLRVGVTGGGASDTLDPHVPVANPDIARVLNLYEPLLLRDHDYKLQMLVAESLTSSPDARTWTAVLRDGVRFHDGRAVTPADVVATFKRITDPKDPKSGAASLTMLGQVVPTGERTVEFRLTEPNAGFDDLLGQYSLGIVPADFDVKRPIGTGPFRLKEFTAGLQSTFVRNDHYWRPGQPYLDELVLINFAEDDARINALLSSQVDAIDQVPVALVDVLRSDPRMRVLRSATGTWLPFTMRVDRPPFDDVRVRQALRLVVDRDEMINQVLSGQGRPGNDLYAPFDPAYDSQLPQRKQDIPAAKRLLAEAGHENLDIELVTAPIQAGAVEAAQVFQQQAKAAGVTVRIRKVDTTTFYGENYLSWDFAQDFWYTRNYLPQVANGSLPKSPYNETHWQDPQFTDLVTRASATVDTADRTALLHQAQRIEYERGGLIVWGFVDQVDAHQVYVAGLVPDRTGISLSGYQFREAWLGTAPATTGK; from the coding sequence ATGGAAGAACGATGTGAGCCGAACTCCCTCTCGCGCCGCCGGTTCCTCACGGCGGCGCTCGGCGGTGCCGCCGAGCTCGGCGCCGCTCCCCTGCTTGCCGCGTGCGGCGGTTCCGGCGTCGCGGCCGCCGCGCCGAGCGGGCCACCGCGGCGCGGCGGCACCCTGCGCGTCGGCGTGACCGGCGGCGGCGCGTCCGACACGCTCGACCCGCACGTCCCCGTGGCGAACCCGGACATCGCCCGCGTGCTCAACCTCTACGAACCGTTGCTGCTGCGCGACCACGACTACAAGCTGCAGATGCTGGTCGCCGAATCGCTCACGTCGTCGCCGGACGCGCGGACGTGGACCGCCGTACTGCGCGACGGGGTGCGATTCCACGACGGCCGTGCAGTGACCCCCGCCGACGTCGTGGCGACGTTCAAGCGGATCACGGACCCGAAGGACCCCAAGAGCGGCGCCGCCAGCCTGACCATGCTCGGCCAGGTGGTGCCGACGGGCGAGCGGACCGTCGAGTTCCGGCTCACCGAACCCAACGCCGGCTTCGACGACCTGCTCGGCCAGTACTCCCTGGGCATCGTGCCGGCCGACTTCGACGTGAAGCGCCCGATCGGCACGGGGCCGTTCCGGCTCAAGGAGTTCACCGCCGGGCTGCAGAGCACGTTCGTGCGCAACGACCACTACTGGCGGCCCGGGCAGCCCTACCTCGACGAGCTGGTGCTGATCAACTTCGCCGAGGACGACGCCCGGATCAACGCGCTGCTCTCGTCCCAGGTGGACGCGATCGACCAGGTGCCGGTCGCGCTGGTCGACGTGCTGCGCAGCGACCCGCGCATGCGCGTGCTGCGCTCGGCCACGGGCACGTGGCTGCCGTTCACGATGCGCGTGGATCGGCCGCCGTTCGACGACGTGCGCGTGCGCCAGGCGCTGCGGCTGGTCGTGGACCGCGACGAGATGATCAACCAGGTCCTGAGCGGTCAGGGCCGGCCCGGCAACGACCTCTACGCGCCGTTCGACCCGGCATACGATTCGCAGCTGCCGCAACGCAAACAGGACATCCCGGCCGCGAAGCGACTGCTGGCCGAAGCCGGGCACGAGAACCTCGACATCGAGCTCGTCACCGCGCCCATCCAGGCCGGCGCGGTCGAGGCGGCGCAGGTGTTCCAGCAGCAGGCCAAGGCGGCGGGCGTGACCGTGCGCATCCGCAAGGTCGACACCACCACGTTCTACGGCGAGAACTACCTGTCCTGGGACTTCGCACAGGATTTCTGGTACACCCGCAACTATCTGCCCCAGGTCGCGAACGGTTCGCTGCCGAAATCGCCGTACAACGAAACCCATTGGCAGGACCCGCAGTTCACCGACCTCGTCACGCGCGCGAGCGCCACTGTGGACACCGCGGACCGCACGGCCCTGCTGCACCAGGCCCAGCGGATCGAGTACGAACGCGGCGGCCTCATCGTGTGGGGTTTCGTGGACCAGGTGGACGCCCACCAGGTCTACGTGGCGGGTCTCGTGCCCGACCGGACGGGGATCTCGCTGTCCGGCTACCAGTTCCGGGAAGCCTGGCTCGGCACAGCACCGGCCACCACAGGAAAGTGA
- a CDS encoding enoyl-CoA hydratase-related protein — MTTAPPGAVRTEVVDGVLVATIDWPGDNAIDSRVSFELYAAWARLRDDPAVHAGVVTGAGSEYFSAGWDLAPGAGGLAGVADFFRIGKPLIAAVNGVARGGGFELALMTDLIVAARHAEFVVPGPLGTALPARLSEEAVAELRRGDGKLTAAAAAKWGVVHRVVPAGTELAVALELARWLASTPGAAAAVKEIGLGAHRANDE, encoded by the coding sequence ATGACCACCGCGCCACCGGGTGCTGTCCGCACCGAGGTAGTCGACGGCGTTCTTGTGGCGACGATCGACTGGCCTGGCGACAATGCCATCGACTCCCGCGTCAGCTTCGAGCTCTACGCCGCCTGGGCGCGGTTGCGCGACGACCCCGCGGTGCACGCCGGCGTGGTCACGGGTGCGGGCAGCGAGTACTTCTCGGCCGGCTGGGACCTCGCACCCGGAGCCGGTGGACTGGCCGGCGTCGCGGACTTCTTCCGCATCGGCAAGCCGCTGATCGCCGCGGTGAACGGCGTCGCCCGCGGCGGCGGCTTCGAGCTGGCGCTGATGACGGATTTGATCGTGGCGGCCCGGCACGCGGAGTTCGTGGTGCCCGGCCCGCTCGGCACGGCGCTCCCGGCGCGACTGTCCGAAGAGGCCGTTGCCGAACTTCGCCGCGGCGACGGGAAACTCACGGCCGCCGCGGCGGCGAAGTGGGGGGTGGTCCACCGGGTCGTACCGGCGGGCACCGAGCTCGCCGTCGCGCTGGAGCTCGCGCGATGGCTGGCGAGCACACCGGGCGCGGCCGCGGCCGTGAAGGAGATCGGCCTCGGCGCACACCGCGCGAACGACGAATAG
- a CDS encoding ArsR/SmtB family transcription factor — MFPVAVIEDAAAAEVSLDPVRARLLAELAEPASATMLAARVDLPRQKVNYHLRALEKHGLVELVEERRKGNVTERMMRATAASYVISPSALAAVQPDPAQSPDRLSARWLLAVAGRLVRDVGILITGAAKARKRVATFALDGEVRFASAADRAAFAEELAVAVTTLVGKYHDEGAENGRAHRVVVAVHPSVPDEEA, encoded by the coding sequence ATGTTTCCCGTTGCGGTGATCGAGGACGCGGCCGCGGCCGAGGTGTCACTCGACCCGGTCCGCGCCCGGCTGCTGGCCGAGCTGGCGGAGCCGGCGTCGGCGACCATGCTCGCGGCCCGCGTCGACCTGCCCCGCCAGAAGGTCAACTACCACCTGCGCGCGCTGGAGAAGCACGGGCTGGTGGAGCTGGTGGAAGAGCGGCGCAAGGGCAACGTCACCGAGCGCATGATGCGCGCGACCGCGGCGTCCTACGTCATCTCGCCGTCGGCGCTGGCGGCGGTGCAGCCGGACCCGGCGCAGTCGCCCGACCGGCTGTCGGCGCGCTGGCTGCTCGCCGTGGCGGGCCGGCTGGTGCGCGACGTCGGGATCCTGATCACGGGTGCCGCCAAGGCGCGCAAGCGCGTCGCGACGTTCGCGCTCGACGGCGAGGTGCGCTTCGCCTCGGCGGCGGACCGGGCCGCGTTCGCCGAGGAACTCGCGGTGGCCGTGACGACCCTGGTGGGGAAGTACCACGACGAGGGAGCGGAGAACGGGCGCGCGCACCGCGTGGTCGTGGCCGTGCACCCCAGCGTGCCGGACGAGGAGGCCTGA
- a CDS encoding M20/M25/M40 family metallo-hydrolase, with translation MTEPNSIDAAADEAVTLTSDLIRIDTTNTGDPDTLIGERAAAEYVAEQLTDAGYEITYVESGGEDRHNVIVRLAGADPSRGGLLIHGHLDVVPADPAEWSVHPFSGAVQDGYVWGRGAVDMKGMVGMTLALARHYKIHGIVPPRDIVFAFLADEEAGGKYGAQWLVENRPELFEGVTEAISEVGGFSITLKDDVRAYVIETAEKGIRWMKLRVRGTAGHGSMIHRDNAVTKLAEAVAKLGNHRFPLVLTDSVREFLAGVTEITGWDFPEDDLEGSVAKLGNISRMIGATLRDTANPTMLTAGYKSNVIPSVAEAAVDCRILPGRIEAFDRELDELLGPDIEKEWMELPPVETTFDGALVDAMTAAVLAEDPGARTLPYMLSGGTDAKSFQQLGIRNFGFAPLKLPADLDFSALFHGVDERVPVDALKFGTRVLDRFVRSS, from the coding sequence GTGACCGAACCGAACTCGATCGACGCCGCCGCTGACGAGGCCGTCACGCTCACCAGCGACCTCATCCGCATCGACACCACCAACACCGGAGACCCCGACACCCTGATCGGCGAACGCGCCGCCGCCGAGTACGTCGCGGAGCAGCTCACCGACGCCGGCTACGAGATCACCTACGTCGAGTCCGGTGGTGAGGACCGCCACAACGTCATCGTCCGGCTGGCCGGCGCCGACCCGTCGCGCGGGGGCCTGCTGATCCACGGGCACCTCGACGTCGTGCCCGCCGACCCGGCCGAGTGGTCAGTGCACCCGTTCTCCGGCGCCGTGCAGGACGGCTACGTCTGGGGCCGCGGCGCGGTGGACATGAAGGGCATGGTCGGCATGACGCTGGCCCTGGCCCGCCACTACAAGATCCACGGCATCGTGCCCCCGCGCGACATCGTGTTCGCCTTCCTCGCCGACGAGGAGGCCGGTGGCAAGTACGGCGCGCAGTGGCTGGTGGAGAACCGGCCCGAGCTGTTCGAGGGCGTCACCGAAGCGATCAGCGAGGTCGGTGGGTTCTCGATCACGCTGAAGGACGACGTGCGCGCGTACGTGATCGAGACGGCCGAGAAGGGCATCCGCTGGATGAAGCTGCGCGTGCGCGGCACGGCGGGCCACGGCTCGATGATCCACCGCGACAACGCGGTCACCAAGCTCGCCGAGGCCGTCGCGAAGCTCGGCAACCACCGGTTTCCGCTGGTGCTCACCGACTCCGTGCGCGAGTTCCTCGCCGGCGTCACCGAGATCACCGGCTGGGACTTCCCCGAGGACGACCTCGAGGGTTCGGTCGCCAAGCTGGGCAACATCTCCCGCATGATCGGCGCGACGCTGCGCGACACCGCGAACCCGACGATGCTCACCGCCGGCTACAAGTCGAACGTGATCCCGTCGGTCGCCGAGGCCGCGGTCGACTGCCGCATCCTGCCCGGGCGCATCGAGGCGTTCGACCGTGAGCTCGACGAGCTGCTCGGCCCGGACATCGAGAAGGAGTGGATGGAGCTCCCGCCGGTGGAGACCACGTTCGACGGCGCGCTCGTCGACGCGATGACCGCCGCGGTGCTCGCCGAGGACCCAGGCGCGCGCACGCTGCCGTACATGCTTTCCGGCGGCACCGACGCGAAGTCGTTCCAGCAGCTCGGGATTCGCAACTTCGGGTTCGCGCCGCTGAAGCTGCCGGCGGACCTCGACTTCTCCGCGCTCTTCCACGGCGTGGACGAGCGCGTGCCGGTGGACGCGCTGAAGTTCGGCACGCGCGTGCTGGACCGGTTCGTGCGTTCGTCCTGA
- a CDS encoding 3-keto-5-aminohexanoate cleavage protein — MNHEVIVTCALTGAGDTVGRSPHVPVTPAQIATSAIEAAEAGAAVVHIHVREPGTGAPSREVALYADAVRLIRESGVDVVVNLTAGMGGDLVLDEEDPLKPVDGTDLVNALDRLPHVEELLPDICTLDCGSLNFGEGSQLYVSTPDMLRTGAKRIQELGVKPELEIFDTGHLWFASKMVEEGLIDAPPLFQLCMGIPYGAPADPGLLQAMVKLLPEGAQWASFAIGRDQMPWVAQSVLLGGHVRVGLEDNLYLARGVKATNGQLVERAVQIVENLGAGIATPDRAREILGLKERVRA; from the coding sequence ATGAACCACGAGGTCATCGTGACCTGCGCCCTCACCGGCGCGGGCGACACCGTCGGCCGGAGTCCCCACGTGCCGGTCACGCCGGCGCAGATCGCCACGAGCGCGATCGAAGCGGCGGAAGCCGGCGCGGCCGTCGTCCACATCCACGTCCGCGAGCCCGGGACCGGGGCTCCGTCGCGCGAAGTGGCGCTGTACGCCGACGCCGTGCGGCTGATCCGGGAGTCCGGAGTGGACGTGGTCGTGAACCTGACCGCCGGGATGGGCGGCGACCTCGTGCTCGACGAGGAGGATCCGCTCAAGCCGGTCGACGGCACGGATCTGGTCAACGCCCTCGACCGCCTGCCGCACGTCGAGGAGCTGCTGCCCGACATCTGCACGCTCGACTGCGGTTCGCTCAACTTCGGCGAAGGCAGCCAGCTCTACGTGTCCACTCCGGACATGCTTCGCACCGGGGCGAAACGCATCCAGGAGCTCGGCGTGAAGCCGGAGCTGGAGATCTTCGACACCGGGCACCTGTGGTTCGCCTCGAAGATGGTCGAGGAAGGCCTGATCGACGCGCCGCCACTGTTCCAGCTGTGCATGGGCATCCCGTACGGCGCGCCCGCTGACCCCGGGCTGCTGCAGGCGATGGTGAAGCTGCTGCCCGAGGGCGCGCAGTGGGCGTCGTTCGCGATCGGGCGCGACCAGATGCCGTGGGTGGCGCAGTCGGTGCTGCTCGGCGGGCACGTGCGCGTCGGGCTCGAAGACAACCTCTACCTCGCCCGCGGGGTGAAGGCGACCAACGGGCAGCTGGTGGAGCGCGCCGTGCAGATCGTCGAGAACCTCGGCGCCGGCATCGCCACCCCCGACCGGGCCCGCGAGATCCTCGGCCTCAAGGAGCGTGTCCGTGCCTGA
- a CDS encoding 3-hydroxyacyl-CoA dehydrogenase NAD-binding domain-containing protein: MPDVSTVDTVACVGAGVIGGGWVAHFLARGYRVRAWDPAPDAAAKLDRLVDAAWPALTSLGLADGASRDALTVTATLAEAVEGAGFVQESAPEDLPLKQKLLADVDAVTPVDVVIASSTSGYGMTEMQVAAKTPERLVVGHPFNPPYLIPLVEVVGGKLTAPWAVARASDFYRHVGKTVITPAREVPGFIANRLQEALWREALHMVANGEATVEQIDTAITDGPGLRWPVQGPMLTFHLAGGEGGMAHMLDHFGPSLKAPWTRLEAPELTTELRDAVVDGCEDEAAPRTIADLVAERDRAIIAIQRAVGEARRG; the protein is encoded by the coding sequence GTGCCTGACGTATCCACTGTGGACACCGTCGCGTGCGTCGGCGCGGGCGTGATCGGCGGCGGCTGGGTGGCGCACTTCCTCGCCCGCGGCTACCGCGTCCGCGCCTGGGACCCCGCGCCCGACGCGGCGGCGAAGCTGGACCGGCTCGTCGACGCGGCCTGGCCCGCCCTCACTTCGCTGGGCCTGGCCGACGGCGCGAGCCGCGACGCCCTCACGGTCACCGCCACGCTCGCGGAGGCGGTCGAGGGTGCCGGGTTCGTCCAGGAAAGCGCTCCCGAAGACCTGCCGCTCAAGCAGAAGCTGCTGGCCGACGTCGACGCCGTCACCCCCGTGGATGTCGTGATCGCGTCGTCCACCTCGGGCTACGGCATGACCGAGATGCAGGTCGCGGCGAAGACGCCGGAACGGCTCGTGGTCGGGCACCCGTTCAACCCGCCGTATCTCATCCCGCTGGTCGAGGTCGTGGGCGGGAAGCTCACCGCGCCGTGGGCCGTCGCGCGGGCGAGCGACTTCTACCGGCACGTCGGCAAGACCGTGATCACGCCTGCCCGCGAGGTGCCGGGGTTCATCGCCAACCGGCTACAGGAGGCGCTCTGGCGCGAGGCGCTGCACATGGTCGCGAACGGCGAAGCCACGGTGGAGCAGATCGACACCGCGATCACCGACGGACCGGGCCTGCGCTGGCCGGTGCAGGGGCCGATGCTCACGTTCCACCTCGCGGGCGGTGAAGGCGGCATGGCGCACATGCTGGACCACTTCGGACCGTCGCTGAAGGCGCCGTGGACGCGGCTCGAGGCGCCGGAGCTCACGACCGAGCTGCGCGACGCCGTGGTCGACGGCTGTGAGGACGAGGCCGCGCCGCGCACGATCGCCGACCTCGTGGCCGAGCGGGACCGGGCGATCATCGCCATCCAGCGCGCCGTCGGCGAGGCCCGCCGTGGGTGA
- a CDS encoding FCD domain-containing protein gives MNAAGNAVLTWLYDTLRSRQQRVAVRALEVRPERLLIIDAEHRQLVAALDAGDVETALRILNQHLRPVSEVVSPLDRT, from the coding sequence GTGAACGCCGCCGGCAACGCCGTGCTCACATGGCTGTACGACACACTCCGTTCGCGCCAGCAGCGCGTCGCCGTCCGGGCGCTGGAAGTGCGGCCGGAGCGGCTGTTGATCATCGACGCGGAGCACCGCCAGCTTGTGGCCGCCCTCGACGCGGGTGACGTGGAAACGGCGTTGCGGATCCTGAACCAGCACCTGCGGCCGGTTTCCGAGGTGGTCTCGCCTCTTGACCGGACCTGA